In Simplicispira sp. 125, one DNA window encodes the following:
- the rsmB gene encoding 16S rRNA (cytosine(967)-C(5))-methyltransferase RsmB yields MALSRLLQPVARGLQDIRAGRSGSAVLEAVPAQQRPGVQALLFQVLRSLGRAEALRAQLAPRKPSPAADALLCTALALMCDEDNAPYEPFTLVNQAVDAAKGNSATRTQAAFINACLRRFLREREPLMQATHNDLQARWNHPRWWVHRVQQDHPEQWQQILQANNTQAPMVLRINEQKTTLALYQQALTAINCESYAVGDTGLVLHRALPVSDLPGFFDGLASVQDAAAQMAAPLLLDGLVFDRPMRVLDACAAPGGKTAHMLEWAGSNAALQVTALDVDPERCERIRGTLERLGLHAQVLAADAGRPQDWWQTHCGGEPFDAILLDAPCTASGIVRRHPDVRWLRRESDIAQLAAIQAHLLTTLWPLLRPGGRLLYCTCSVFRAEGDGQAQAFLARHKDAQLLPSPGHLLPGMGAKGKAVPDNQPGEHDGFFYALFQKATA; encoded by the coding sequence GTGGCCTTGTCCCGCCTGCTCCAGCCGGTTGCACGGGGGTTGCAGGATATTCGGGCAGGCCGTTCGGGCAGCGCGGTGTTGGAGGCTGTTCCCGCGCAGCAGCGGCCCGGTGTACAGGCTTTGCTTTTCCAGGTGCTGCGTTCACTCGGTAGGGCCGAGGCCTTGCGAGCCCAGTTGGCCCCCCGCAAGCCATCGCCAGCGGCGGATGCCTTGTTGTGCACGGCGCTGGCGCTGATGTGCGATGAGGACAACGCCCCCTACGAACCATTCACCCTGGTGAACCAGGCTGTGGATGCTGCCAAAGGCAATAGCGCCACGCGAACGCAGGCAGCCTTCATCAACGCCTGTCTGCGCCGATTTCTGCGTGAACGTGAACCACTGATGCAGGCCACGCACAATGATCTGCAGGCGCGGTGGAACCACCCCCGCTGGTGGGTGCACCGCGTGCAGCAAGACCACCCTGAACAGTGGCAGCAGATTTTGCAGGCCAACAACACCCAGGCACCGATGGTGCTAAGAATTAATGAGCAAAAAACCACGCTAGCGCTTTATCAGCAAGCGCTGACAGCTATCAATTGTGAGTCGTATGCGGTCGGTGACACCGGCCTGGTGTTGCACCGTGCACTGCCAGTGTCGGACCTGCCGGGCTTCTTTGACGGACTGGCTTCCGTGCAGGACGCGGCTGCCCAGATGGCCGCGCCCTTGCTCTTGGACGGACTTGTTTTTGATCGTCCCATGCGTGTCCTTGATGCCTGCGCGGCGCCCGGGGGCAAGACCGCACACATGCTGGAATGGGCGGGCTCCAATGCGGCCCTGCAGGTGACCGCGCTGGATGTAGACCCCGAGCGCTGCGAGCGTATCCGCGGCACGCTGGAGCGCCTGGGGCTGCACGCCCAGGTGCTGGCCGCCGATGCAGGGCGACCGCAGGACTGGTGGCAAACGCACTGCGGCGGCGAGCCGTTTGATGCGATCTTGCTGGACGCACCGTGCACTGCCTCGGGCATTGTGCGCCGCCATCCCGATGTGCGTTGGCTGCGCCGGGAGAGCGATATTGCGCAATTGGCCGCCATCCAGGCCCACCTGCTGACCACCCTTTGGCCCTTGCTGCGGCCGGGCGGACGCCTTCTCTACTGCACCTGCTCGGTCTTTCGGGCCGAGGGCGATGGGCAAGCACAAGCGTTTCTTGCGCGCCACAAAGATGCACAACTCTTGCCCTCCCCGGGCCATTTGTTGCCTGGTATGGGCGCCAAAGGGAAAGCAGTCCCAGACAATCAGCCAGGTGAACATGACGGCTTTTTTTACGCACTCTTTCAAAAAGCAACGGCCTGA
- a CDS encoding DUF4390 domain-containing protein: protein MARLWVRGWVRWWLAVLLALSLPVHAESRASIPEMGLEWSEEGVFLSAVLQFDLPTLVEDALHKGIPMYFVTEAELVRDRWYWYDQRIETTARYMRLSYQPLTRRWRLNVSPVPFEGSGLGVAFGQNFDELADVLAVMRRIARWKIAETQAIDPQARYNVNLRFWLDMSQLPRPLQIGAMGRSGWSLSIARNQRLTMELGR, encoded by the coding sequence ATGGCACGCCTCTGGGTCCGTGGCTGGGTGCGCTGGTGGCTGGCAGTCTTGCTGGCCTTGAGTCTGCCGGTGCATGCAGAAAGCCGTGCGAGCATTCCAGAAATGGGACTGGAATGGAGCGAGGAAGGCGTGTTCCTCAGCGCCGTGTTGCAGTTTGACCTGCCTACGCTGGTGGAAGATGCCCTGCACAAGGGCATACCCATGTATTTCGTCACCGAAGCGGAGCTGGTGCGGGACCGCTGGTACTGGTACGACCAACGCATCGAAACCACGGCGCGCTATATGCGCTTGAGCTACCAGCCGCTGACCCGGCGTTGGCGTTTGAATGTATCGCCTGTGCCCTTTGAGGGCAGTGGTCTGGGTGTGGCATTTGGCCAGAATTTTGATGAACTGGCCGATGTCTTGGCTGTCATGCGGCGCATTGCCCGCTGGAAGATTGCAGAGACCCAGGCCATCGACCCGCAAGCACGGTACAACGTGAACCTGCGTTTTTGGCTCGACATGTCGCAGTTGCCCCGGCCCTTGCAGATTGGGGCCATGGGCCGGTCGGGCTGGAGCCTCTCCATAGCGCGCAACCAGCGCCTGACGATGGAGCTGGGGCGATGA
- a CDS encoding ATP-binding protein has protein sequence MSRTGEAQRPSNAVRWALGVGAAVMVAIGLVLLFLLTLTTNNRVLYERNYAWLFGINVVVAVLLVAVLAWVALRLIMRLRRGRFGSRLLVKLAAIFALVGLAPGLMIYFVSYQFVSRSIESWFDVKVEGALAAGVSLARATLEMQATDMATRTRNASTQLAQVPDSTAVLALERIRDQLGASDVVLWSAAGQMVASVGQSRFRINPQRPTAQLLRTVREQRAVSQIEGLEDLTDLGDQAALKNVRVTAMALVPSTAMGFLAEPRYLQVTLPLPSVLVDNSVAVQEANREYQERALARGGLRRMYIGTLTLSLFLAVFGAVLLAVLLGNQLARPLLVLAEGVREVAEGNLSPKAVLQGKDELGGLTRSFALMTQQLADARGTVEKSMEAVDAARARLQTILDNLTAGVIVLDRQGTIRTSNPGATRILRAPMAAYEGRLLAQVPGLEAFAAAVQEQFHAYLGHGDTHGLDHWQQSFELHESPSGAGHHATSLVARGAELPDAAWLLVFDDITEIVSAQRAQAWGEVARRLAHEIKNPLTPIQLSAERLEMKLTGKLPASEQALLTKSVKTIVDQVDAMKRLVNEFRDYARLPAAELQPLDLNALVSDVLQLYEAEHASVAVQAQLDPHCPRILGDAQQLRQVVHNLLQNAQDATDQAGANAAEPGALQPVCISTHWSETSQRVRLRVSDHGTGFPAHILQRAFEPYVTTKARGTGLGLAVVKKIADEHGARIDLSNRQEEGVVLGAQVSLSFAPEHRVAS, from the coding sequence ATGAGCCGCACCGGCGAGGCTCAGCGCCCCTCGAACGCCGTGCGTTGGGCGTTGGGTGTGGGGGCCGCCGTCATGGTGGCCATTGGCTTGGTGCTTTTATTCTTGCTCACGCTGACCACCAACAACAGGGTGCTGTACGAGCGCAACTATGCTTGGCTGTTCGGCATCAACGTGGTGGTTGCCGTGCTGTTGGTGGCCGTCCTGGCCTGGGTGGCTTTGCGGTTGATCATGCGCCTGCGGCGCGGGCGTTTTGGTAGCCGCCTGCTGGTCAAATTGGCCGCCATTTTTGCCTTGGTGGGGCTGGCGCCGGGGCTGATGATCTATTTTGTTTCCTATCAGTTCGTATCGCGCTCTATCGAAAGCTGGTTTGACGTCAAGGTAGAGGGGGCGCTAGCGGCCGGCGTCAGCCTGGCGCGCGCCACGCTGGAAATGCAGGCCACGGACATGGCCACCCGCACGCGCAATGCCAGTACCCAGCTGGCGCAGGTGCCAGACTCCACGGCCGTGCTGGCGCTTGAGCGCATTCGGGATCAATTGGGTGCCTCGGACGTGGTGCTCTGGAGCGCCGCTGGTCAGATGGTGGCGAGCGTGGGGCAATCACGCTTTCGCATCAACCCGCAACGGCCAACCGCACAGCTGTTGCGTACGGTGCGCGAGCAGCGGGCAGTGAGCCAGATCGAGGGGCTTGAAGACCTGACCGATCTGGGCGACCAGGCCGCGCTCAAGAATGTTCGGGTCACTGCCATGGCCTTGGTGCCGAGCACCGCCATGGGATTTCTGGCTGAGCCGCGCTACCTGCAGGTCACCCTCCCATTGCCGTCGGTTCTGGTCGATAACTCTGTTGCAGTGCAGGAGGCTAACCGCGAATACCAGGAGCGTGCCCTGGCCCGGGGAGGGTTGCGACGCATGTATATCGGCACGCTCACGCTCAGCCTGTTTCTCGCGGTTTTTGGTGCCGTGCTGCTCGCCGTGTTGCTGGGGAACCAACTGGCTCGCCCCTTGTTGGTGCTGGCCGAAGGCGTGCGCGAAGTCGCGGAAGGCAACCTCAGCCCCAAAGCGGTATTGCAAGGCAAAGACGAACTTGGGGGGCTGACGCGCTCTTTTGCGTTGATGACGCAGCAACTCGCTGACGCACGGGGCACGGTAGAGAAAAGCATGGAGGCTGTGGACGCGGCCCGTGCGCGATTACAGACCATTTTGGACAACCTGACGGCGGGCGTCATCGTGCTGGATCGGCAGGGCACCATTCGCACCTCCAATCCGGGGGCAACGCGGATTTTGCGCGCTCCCATGGCGGCCTACGAAGGGCGGTTATTGGCGCAGGTGCCCGGCCTGGAAGCGTTTGCTGCCGCTGTACAGGAGCAGTTCCACGCCTACCTCGGCCACGGCGATACCCACGGGCTGGACCATTGGCAGCAGTCGTTTGAGCTCCACGAGTCACCCAGCGGTGCTGGTCACCATGCCACCAGCCTTGTGGCCCGGGGCGCCGAACTACCCGATGCTGCGTGGCTGCTGGTTTTTGATGACATCACCGAGATCGTATCGGCACAACGTGCGCAGGCCTGGGGTGAAGTGGCGCGCCGATTGGCCCATGAAATCAAGAACCCTTTGACCCCGATCCAGCTCTCGGCCGAGCGGCTGGAAATGAAGCTGACCGGCAAGCTGCCCGCCTCTGAACAAGCCTTGCTCACCAAGTCGGTCAAAACCATCGTTGACCAGGTCGATGCCATGAAACGTCTCGTCAACGAGTTTCGTGACTATGCCCGCCTGCCCGCCGCAGAGTTGCAGCCTCTAGACCTCAATGCCCTGGTGTCTGACGTGTTGCAACTGTATGAAGCCGAGCATGCCAGCGTTGCCGTACAGGCACAGCTCGACCCCCATTGCCCGCGCATCCTGGGGGATGCCCAGCAGCTGCGCCAAGTAGTACACAACCTGCTGCAAAACGCGCAGGACGCCACAGACCAGGCCGGAGCCAATGCGGCCGAGCCAGGCGCATTGCAGCCCGTGTGCATCAGCACCCACTGGAGCGAAACCTCGCAGCGCGTGCGATTGCGCGTTAGTGACCATGGAACAGGCTTCCCCGCGCACATCCTGCAGCGTGCGTTCGAACCTTACGTCACGACCAAGGCGCGCGGAACAGGACTGGGGCTGGCTGTCGTGAAAAAAATCGCCGATGAGCACGGTGCCCGCATCGATCTGTCCAATCGGCAGGAGGAAGGCGTGGTACTGGGCGCTCAAGTATCGCTATCATTCGCCCCTGAGCACAGGGTGGCGTCCTGA
- a CDS encoding response regulator: MANILVVDDELGIRDLLSEILNDEGHSVDLAENATQARAARINGTYDLVLLDIWMPDTDGVSLLKEWAAGGLLTMPVIMMSGHATIDTAVDATRIGAFAFLEKPITMQKLLKAVEQGLARQSLRPAAPAPVVAASPPPADSAIYAAHNLPITMEADTGPHAHQGFDLDRPLREARDGFEKAYFEFHLAREGGSMTRVAEKTGLERTHLYRKLRQLGVDLARGKRN; this comes from the coding sequence ATGGCAAACATATTGGTGGTTGACGATGAACTCGGCATTCGGGACCTTCTGTCGGAAATCCTGAACGATGAAGGGCACAGCGTAGATCTTGCCGAAAACGCAACGCAAGCCCGGGCTGCCCGCATCAACGGCACCTATGACCTGGTATTGCTCGACATCTGGATGCCCGATACCGATGGTGTCTCGCTCCTCAAGGAATGGGCGGCCGGTGGCCTGTTGACCATGCCGGTGATCATGATGAGCGGCCACGCCACCATTGATACGGCGGTTGATGCCACGCGCATTGGTGCTTTTGCGTTCCTGGAAAAGCCGATCACCATGCAAAAGCTACTCAAGGCTGTGGAGCAAGGGTTGGCGCGCCAGTCGCTGCGTCCAGCAGCTCCGGCTCCTGTCGTTGCGGCCAGCCCGCCGCCTGCCGACAGTGCTATCTACGCGGCGCATAATCTTCCCATCACCATGGAGGCCGACACCGGTCCGCACGCCCATCAAGGGTTCGACCTGGACCGCCCCTTGCGCGAAGCGCGGGATGGGTTCGAGAAGGCGTATTTTGAATTCCACCTCGCACGGGAGGGGGGCTCCATGACCCGCGTTGCTGAAAAAACAGGCCTGGAGCGCACCCATCTTTATCGCAAACTGCGCCAGCTGGGTGTCGACCTGGCGCGAGGCAAACGTAATTAA